A segment of the Agromyces sp. H17E-10 genome:
CCGCGATCCCGGCGAACGCCGAACTCGCGGCGATCGGCGGCGAGGTGCAGCGGTGGGCTGGGTTCGTGGTCGTCGTCGCGACGGCGATCGTGCTCGGCACGCGCCTGCGCGCCGCGTCGCCCGGGCGCCGGCGCGTGCTCGCCCCGCTCTACGGCTACGGCATGGCGTCGGTCGTGCTGATCCCCGCGAGCTCGGCCCTCGCCTTCGCCCTGCCCGGCACGGTCATCGCCGGGATCCAGCTCGCGCTCATCGCGGGCGTCGCGGTCGCCTTCACCGTCGGCGTCCTCGTCGGCGGGTTCGAACGCACCGCCGAGCTCGAGGAGCTCGCGGCGTGGCTCGGCACCGAGACCGGACGCGAGCCGTTGCGGTCGGCGATCGCCCGGGCGCTCGGCGACCCGAGCGTCGAGCTCGTGTACTGGCTGCCCGTGCGCGAGGGGTTCGTCGACGAGCAGGGCGTCGGCGTCGACCCGCCCGACTCCCCCGACCGCGGCTTCGTCGTCATCGAGTCGGGCGACTCGCCCGCCGGTGCGATCGTCTACGACGCGAGGCTCGTCGGCGATGCCAAACGGGTGCAGGCCGTCGGCCGCGTCGCCGCGATCGCCATCGCCCGCGAACGGCTCACGACCGAGTTGCGGGCGAGCCAGACGGCGCTCCGGCACTCGCGCGTTCGACTCGTGGAGGCGGCCGACCGCGAACGGGCCCGCATCGCGAAAGACCTGCACGACGGCCTGCAGGTGCAGCTCGTGCTGTTGGCGCTCGAGGCCGGTCGCATCCACGACGAGGCGGTCCGCGACGCCGTCCGGGACCGGGCGCTGCATCTCCGGCAGGGCATCGAGGAGGCCGCCGACGAACTGCGCAGGCTCGTGCACGAGGTCATGCCGTCGGCGCTCGTCGAACGCGGGCTGGTGCTCGCCGCCGAGGACCTGGTCGACCGCATGCCGATTCCCACGACGCTCACGGCCGACGGGCTCGACGCGCCGTTGCCGCACACGGTCGTGAACGTCGCCTACTTCGTCGTCGCCGAGGGGCTCGCGAACACGGCCAAGCATGCGCGCGCGGCATCCGCCTCGGTGCGCCTCGCCCGCGACGGCGACGTGCTGACGATCGAGATCGCCGACGACGGCGTCGGCGGCACCGGCATCCACCGGGGTCGCGGACTCGCGGGCCTCGCCGACCGCATCGACGCGATCGGGGGCCGGATGACGCTGCACAACGCCCCCGGCGACGGAACCAGGCTCACGGCGGAACTGCCATGCGCGTCGTGATCGCCGAGGACGAGACCCTGCTGCGGCAGGGTCTCAGGCTGCTGCTCGAGGAGGGCGGGTTCGAGGTCGTCGCCGCAGCCGGCGACGCCGAGGAGTTGCTCGACGCGGTCGCCGCGCACCGTCCCGAGCTCGTGATCACCGACATCCGCATGCCGCCGACGCACACCGACGAGGGGCTGCGGGCGGCCCTCCGGATCCGCCACGAGCACCCCGAGGTCGCGATCGTCGTGCTCTCGCAGTACGTGCAGCGACGCTACGCCCTCGAGCTGCTCGGCGGTGAGGCATCCAAGGTCGGGTACCTGCTCAAGCAGCGCATCGCCGACGTCGGCGCGTTCCGCGACGACCTGCGCCGTGTCGCCGCGGGCGGCACGGCACTCGACCCCGAGGTGGTCGCCGTGCTCATCTCGCGGGCCGGGCGCGGCGACGGGGTCGTGCGCCGGCTGACCCGACGTCAGCGCGAGGTGCTCGCCTACATGGCCGAGGGCCGCAGCAACGCCTGGATCGGGCAGCGGCTCGTGCTCACCGAGAAGGCCATCGTGCAGCACACCTCGGGCATCTACGACGCGCTCGGCCTGCCGGTCACGGCCGACGACCACCGGCGGGTGCTCGCCGTGATCCGCTACCTCGACGGCGCGGCCGACTGACGCCCCCGCTCTCCGAGCGAACGAGACCCCCCCGTTCTGGGTGCCTCCGCGCGCCCGAATGACGACATGGGTCCATGTCGGCGACGAGCGCCCGCGGCCAGAGTGAACCCTGCGCCCCTACGCGAGCCGTCGCTTGGAAAGGAACACCCCATGGCTCTGACGACCTCCGTCACGATGACGAACGCCGCGCTCGGCGCGGTGCGCACCGCCGACCACGTCTCGCACGCACTCGCCGCGAGCATCGCCGGCCCCATGTTCGAACGCACCCGCCCCTCCCGCGAGGTGAAGCCGAGCGAACAACCCGTGCACCTCGCCGCCGAACGCCGCCCGCTGCCGCTGCCGCACGGCGACGGCGTGCTCTACGAGTGGGGCACCGGGCCGCGCACCGTGCTGCTCGTGCACGGCTGGCGCGGGCGCGCCTCGCAGTTCGCGCCCATCATCCGCGAGCTGCGCTCCGCCGGGTACCACCTCGTCGCGTTCGATGCGCCCGCGCACGGCGATTCGGGCGGGCGGCACACCGACATCCGCTCCTGGGTCGAGGCGATCAACCGGCTGCACCTCAAGTACGGCCGCTTCGAGGCGATCATCGGCCACTCGCTCGGCGCCCTCTCGACGATGACCGCCGTGCGCGACGGCGTCTCGACGCGCGGTGTCGTGGGCATCGCGCCGATGGCCTCCGGGCGCTACCTCTTCGACGCGTTCGCCCACGGGGTCGGCCTCAGCGCCCGTGCCGCGGAGCTCCAGCGCAAGCACTACACGCGCCGGGTCTTCCCCGACAGCGCCGACCCGTGGCGCCGCTTCGACACGATCGCCGCACCGCTGCCCTCGTCGGTCGAGCTGCTGCTCCTGCACGACCGCGAGGACCGCGAGATCGACGCGGCGCAGAGCGAGCTGCTGCACGCGGCCCACGGCGACCGGTCGAGGATGCTGCTCTCGACCGGGTCCGGACATGCGAGGCTGCTCTCGACCGACCGGACCCTCGACGCGGTCACCGCATTCGTCGGCGGCGGCGTCGCGGCCGTCGACCGCGTCGAGCGGGGCGAGGAGAAGGGCGTGCGCACCGCCGTGTGAGGCCGGGCCGGCGCGAACCCGACGCGCCGCGTCCCGAAGCCGACCGGATGCCGGGCAGCCCGGCCGGCATCCGGTCGTGTCGCCGGGCCGCCGTAGGCTCGAGGGGCACATGAACTCCCCCGAGACCTCCGAGAACGCGGCGACGCGGTCGGTCGACCGTGCCGTCGGCCGCGCCGTCGACCGCGACATCCTGCGACTCGCGATCCCCGCGCTCGGCGCGCTCATCGCCGAGCCGCTGTTCCTGCTCGCCGACACGGCCATGGTCGGTCACCTCGGCGCCGATCCGCTCGCGGGTCTCGGGCTCGCGAGCGCCGTGCTGCAGACGATCATCGGGCTCATGGTGTTCCTCGCCTACGCGACGACGCCGGCCGTCGCCCGCCGGCTCGGCACCGGCGACCTGCGCGGCGCGGTCGCGTCGGGCATCGACGGACTCTGGCTGGCGCTCGGCATCGGCGTCGTGCTCGCGGTCGCGGGCTGGTTCGCCGCGCCGTGGCTCGTGGGGCTCTTCGGGGCGACCGCCGAGGTCAGCGCCGAGGCATCCGCCTATCTCTCGATCTCGATGGCCGGGCTGCCCGCCATGCTGATCGTCTTCGCGGCGACGGGCCTGCTGCGCGGCCTGCAGGACACGAAGACCCCGCTGTGGGTCGCCGGCATCGGCTTCGCCGTGAACATCGCGCTCAACTACGTGTTCATCTACGTCGCAGGTTGGGGCATCGCGGGCTCGGCGGTCGGCACCGTCATCGCGCAGTGGGGCATGGTCGTCGTCTACCTCGTCGTCGTCGCGACCCATGCTCGTCGGGCGGGCGCGAGCCCGTGGCCGCATCACGCCGGGGTTCTGCGCGGTGCGGCGTCGGGCGGCTGGCTGTTCATCCGCACGGCGAGCCTGCGCGTCGCACTGCTGCTCGCCACGTGGGCGGCGACCTCGCTCGGTTCGAACGAGCTCGCGGCGTTCCAGGTCGCGATGACGATCTACTTCACGCTCGGCTTCGCGCTCGACGCCCTCGCGATCGCCGCCCAGGCGCTCATCGGGCGCGGGCTCGGCGCGGGCGACGTCGCGGCCGTCCGACGAGTGCTGCGCCGCTGCGTCGAGTGGGGCATCGGCTCGGGCGCGGTCATCGGCGCCCTGCTCATCGCGACCGCCTGGGTGCTGCCGGGCCTCTTCACGAGCTCGGCCGAGGTCGCCGCCCTGCTGCCGCCGTCGCTCGTCGTGCTCGGCCTGTCGGCGCCGCTCGGCGGTCTCGTGTTCGTGCTCGACGGCGTGCTCATCGGTGCCGGCGACGCCCGCTACCTCGCATGGACCGGCGTCGTGAACCTCGCGGTCTTCGTTCCGCTCGCACTCGGCGTCGTCGCGATCGCGCCGCCGGGTGCCGCCGGGCCCGCGTGGCTCATGGCCACGTTCGCGATCGGCTACCTCGCCGCGCGGGCGGTCACGCTCTCGCTGCGCGCCCGCGGCACCCGATGGATGGTCACGGGCGCGCCGGCGTAGCGGTTCAGGCCTGCGGCGCCCCGAGCCACTCGCGAGCGGCGGCGACGAGCGCGGTCACCCCGGTCGAGAGCGTCGGGTCGATGACCGGCGCGAACTTCGGCGAGTGGTTCGACGGCAGGTCCTGCGGCATCCCGCCGGCGGCGAGCACGGCGGGATCGAACAGCGACGGGTCGAACCCGCCGAGGAACCAGTACACGAGCGGCACCCCGGCCGCGGTCGCGAACACGCCGACGTCCTCGCTGCCCGAGACCACGCCCGGGTCGAAGACGCGCCCTTGGCCGAGTGCGCCGCGCAGTGCCGCCGCGGTCCGCTCCGAGGCATCCGGATCGTTCACCGTCGCCGGGAAGCGGTCGATGTAGTCGAAGTCGGGTTCGCGGGGTGCGCCCGAGGCTGCGGCCTCGCCCTTCGCGATGCGCTCGATGGCGGTGAGCACCGTCGTGCGCACCCCGTCGTCGAAGCTGCGCACGTTGATGCCGAGCATCGCCTCCGACGGGATGATGTTGTGCTTCGTACCGGCGTGCAGCTGCCCGACCGTGACGACGGCGGCGTCGGTGGGCGCGACCTCGCGGGCGACGACGCCCTGCAACCGCACCGTGATCGCCGCGGCGAGCAGCACCGGGTCGACCCCGGCCTCGGGCCGCGACCCGTGGCCGCCGACGCCGTGCACGCGCACCGTCAGCGAGTCGGCGGCCGCCATCGCGACGCCGGGATGCAGCCCCGCGAAGCCCGCCGGGAGCGGGGCGACGTGCTGGCCGAGCACGATCTCGGGCTTCGGCACCCGGTCGTACAGGCCCGCGGCGATCACCGACTCGGCGCCGCCGCCGAGCTCCTCGGCGGGCTGGAACACGACGACGAGCGTGCCCGACCACGCGCCGCGCTCGTCGGCCATCCGCTCGGCGGCGCCGAGCAGGCACGTGACGTGGACATCGTGCCCGCAAGCGTGCATGACGGGTACGTCGTTGCCGTCGGGGTCGGTGCCGCGCACCGAGCTCGCATAGGGCAGGCCCGTGTCCTCGAGGACGGGCAGCGCGTCCATGTCGGCGCGCAGCAGCACCGTCGGACCGTCGCCGTTCGCGAGCACGCCCGCGACGCCCGTGACACCGAGCCCGGTGATCACGTCGAAGCCGAGGCCCGTGAGTGTGTCGGCGACGATGCCGGCGGTGCGGTGCTCCTGGAACGAGAGTTCGGGGTTGGCGTGCAGGTCGCGGTAGATCGCGGCGAGGTCGAGGCTCATGCGGTCAGCCTAGGTCGCCGACCTCGTCAGCGGGCGGGCGGCGGGGCCGTCGTGTCGCCGACGTGCAGGGTGCTCGTGAAGCAGACCGACTTCGGCGACTCGCCGGCGAGCAGGCCGACGACCGCCTCGCCGGCGGCTCGGCCCTTCGCGACCGACGGCTGCGAGAGCGTCGTGAGGTCGTGCTGCAGGCCGTCGACACGGATGCCGTCGAACCCGATGACGCTGAGCTCGGCCGGCACGGCGATGCCGAGCTCCTCGGCCGCACGGATGACGCCCGCGGCGAGCAGGTCGCTCTGCGCGATGACCGCCGTCGGGCGGGTCTCGGGGTCGGCGAGCAGCGCCCGCGCCGCTTCCAGCCCCTCCTCGATCGAGCTCGCACCGGCGACCTGGCCGCCGATGCCGGGGAACACCTCGCGCGCCCCGGCGAGCCGCTCGCGCGCGGTGGCCGCGGTGCCCGTGCGCTCGAGCTCGGGGGTGAGGGGGCCGCGGGTGCGCGCGGCGTCGAACGGGAGGGTCACGAGCGCGACCTCGGTGTGTCCGAGCTCGCGCAGGTACTCGGCGCCGCGGCGTGTGGCCTGGTGGTTGTCGATCGAGATCTCGGGCAGGTCCTCGCCGGTGTCGCCTTCGATGGCGACGGCGGGGATGCCCCTGCGCCGTAGCGCCTCGATCGAGACCGCGAGCCTCGGGCTGCAGCCGATGAGCACGACTGCGTCGACGGGCGCGCTCTCGATGTTCACCGCGTTCTCGCCGGGTTCGCCCGTGTCGGTGAGCAGCAGCAGCCCGGCACCGAGCGGGGCGATGCCCTCGGTGATGCCGTCGAGCATCTGGATCTTCACCGGATCGAGGAACGCCGCCCGCACGCGCTCCTCGAGCACGACGCCGACGATGCCCGACCGACCGCGGCGCAGCGATCGGGCCCGCGGGTCGGGCCCGCCGTAGCCGAGCGCGGCGGCGGCGTCGAGCACGCGTTGCTTCGTCGCATCCGACACCGGGCCCGAGCCGCTGAACGCGAGCGAGGCGGTCGATGCCGACACGCCGGCCTTCGCGGCGACGTCGGCGAGCGTCGGCCTCGACGCGGGCGACGCGGGTGCTGCGGGTTCGGGCTGCATGCGCCCGATTCTAGGCCGAATCGTTTCGACATCGGCCGTCCGGCCACATCACGCGCGCTCCGCGATCTCCTTCACCTTCGCGACCAGCGAGTCCCACATCCCCGCCGAGTGCCGCATGGCCTCCTCGGTCGGGTTGTTGTCCTGGGTGAGCGTCAGCACGGTCGAGCCGCCGACGTCGTCGAGGGTCCAGGTCAGGGTGTGGTGGTGCTCGGGCACGTCGGCCTGGCCGCTCAGCGGGCTGAAGTGGGTGTTGACGAGCCGCCCGGGCGGCGAGAACTCGAGCACCACGCCGTGGTCCTCGTAGGGCTCGCCCTCCCAGACGCCGCGCCAGTGGATCGGGCCGCCGACGGACCAGTCCGTCACGAGCTCGGTGCGGAACATGAACTCGCGCGCGGACACCGGATCGGTGATGACCGCCCACACGCGCTCGCGCGGCGCGTCGATCGTGATGCTCGAGACCGCATCGAACTGCTCGGTCATGATCGTCCTCCTCGCTGCATCGCGGATCGCGACGCCTCCTCGGAGGCTACGCCGAGCGCCCGGCGGCGTCTTGAACGAACGCGACGGCCCCGGAGCCGCTGCCCCGGAGCCGTCGGCTTCGCTCCCTACTTCTTGTTGAGGCTGAACTGCAGCGTCACCGAGTCGCCGAGGTAGCGCCCGGCGTCACCCGCCCACGAGACGGTGAGCGGGTAGAACCCCGGCTTCTGCACCAGCTTGAGCTGCGCCGTGGCGATACCCGACGACGCGGTCGTCGCGCTCACCTGCTGCGATCCGATCACGAACGTCACGGTCCGGCCGGCGAGCGGGCGGCCGAGGGCGTCGACGAGCTTCGCCGAGACCGTGACCGCCTTGTTCGGCGAGCCCTTCAGCCCGCCCGTGTAGGTGAGCTCCGACGCCATCGCCGACACCGCGAACGGGTCGCCGGTGGTCGCCGAGGCCTCGAACTTCGACGGGTTCCCCACGTAGCTCGCCGACACCGTGTGGGCGCCTGCGAGCTTCACGACCGGGTAGTCGAGCCGCGCCCGCCCCGAGGCATCCGTCATCGCCGTGCCGACCGGTGAGCCGTCGACGGCGAAGGCGACCGGCGCCCCGTTGAGCGGCGTGCCGAACTCGTCGACGAGCGACGCCGTGAGCGGCGCGATCGAACTGTGATCGGCGGCCTGCGGGCCGGTGTACGACAGCTCCGTCGCGTGCTTGCGCACGTGCACGGTGAACTGCTTCACGGTGCAGGCGCCGTCCTTGTCGCAGACCGTGACCGTCGGCGATGGGTCGCCGATGACCGACCAGGAGTGCGTCGCAGAGGTGCCGCCGTTGTCGATCGAGTCTCCGTCGCCGAACGCCCAGTCGTAGGTGAGCGTCGACTGGTCGGCCGCGCCGGGATCGACCGCCTGCGCCTTCAGCGTGAGCGGCTTGCCCCACGGAACGGTGACCGGCGCGCCGGGCACCACCGTGACGTTCGGTGCCGCGTTCGCCACGTGCACCGTGAAGTCGGCGGTGTCGGTCAGTCCGGTCTCGTCGGTCACGACGACCTGCCCGGTCCACACTCCGTCGTCGGCGTAGACGTGCTGCGGGGTCGCGGTATGGCCGGGGCCCGAGCCGTCGCCGAAGTCCCAGCTGTACGTCGCGCCGGCCGCACACGGCCCCGTCGCGCTCGTCGAGAACTGGATCGGCGTGCCCTCGGTGCCGTCGGGCGCCGAGACCGCACCGAGCGTCGGCGGGATGTTGTTCGCCTGGATGGCGCCGAGCCCGATCGTTCCGCCCGGACCGCTCATGTCGAGCGAGGCATCGCTGGTCGCGACCTCGACGGTGTCGGAGTACACCTCGATCCTGACGCCGAACGGGGTCGGCGGGATCGGCGGGCTCACGAACCCGGCCTCGATGCCGACGCTCGAGACGACGTGCAGCCCCGGAGTCGATGCAAGGTCGCCGAGCCCGTAGCTCAGCTGGTCGCCGACGGGAACCCGGCAGTCGATCGTCATCGGGTCGACCTGCGGCCCCTCGCCGAGCGACAGCGGGCCGCTCGCGAGGTCCTGGCTCGCGGTGCTCGCCGTGCGCAACGTGTCGAGTGCGTGCGAGGTGACCGTCACGTCGGAGACCATCTTGAGGTTCAGGTACGGGAAGCCGGTCGCGATGAGCGGCGGGTCCAGCACGCCGACGTCGCTGCTCTCGAGGTGGCAGCTGTACGTGCTGCCGTCGGCGAGCAGGTTGCAGGCTCCGCTGGCCGTGATCGACGGGTGCACGTCGATCGTGAGGTCGCCGAAGGGATCGGTCGCGAGCGTGAGCGACGCATCGATCTGGTAGGTGATGCTCATGGTGCCCGAGACGGGGCGCGTGAGCTCGACGGTCGGGTCGAGCGCTCGGCCCTGCCGGACCTCGTCGGGATCCCAGTCGACCGACACGACGGCCGGCTGCGACCACGAGCCGTTGGCGCTGAACGTCGCCTGGCCCGAGAGCGCACCCTCCGTGAACGAGTAGGTCTCGTGACCGATCTCGCCGGCGCCCGAGAGCGTCGTGGCGATGGTTCCGGAGTCGGCGAAGGCGGCGGTGGAGCCGACGGCGAGACCGCCGAGGGCGAGCGCGACGCCGGCGGCTAGACCGACGGCGGCGCGACGACCGGTCGACCCGCGGGTGACCGGTGAGACGGGCTTGATCATTTCGGATGACCCTTCCCACGTGCGGGTGCACGCTCGCGCGACCCGCGAGGAGTTGAAGACGCCGAGCGCGAGGAGCCCGGCACGTGGGGAAATCCCTGTACCCCGGAAGGCCAAGGCGAGCACCGGGCGTCAACCCGGCATGAACCGTGGGAGCCCCGGAAGGGCGGGCCTCGCGGCACACGCTACGCGCGCGGCGTGTACCGCGGCGACCCCAGTTCGGGCGGTAGCGGGGGTGGCCGTCTACGCCGCGACGGCGTCGCGCGCCTCGGAGAATGCGGCGACGCAGCGACGGATCTCGTCCTCCGAGTGCGCGGCCGAGAGCTGCACGCGGATGCGGGCGGCGCCCTTCGGCACGACCGGGTACGAGAAGGCCGTGACGTAGACCCCGCGCTCCTGGAGCGCGTCGGCGATGCGCGCGGTGAGCGCGGCGTCGCCGAACATCACGGGCACGATGGGGTGCTCGCCGGGCAGCAGCTCGAAGCCCGCGGCATCCATCAACTCTCTGAACAGGGCCGCGTTCGCCTGCAGCCGTTCGCGCAGCTCGCCCGAGGAGGCGAGCAGCGACAGCGCCTCGATCGTGCCGGCGACGATCGCGGGCGCGAGGGTGTTCGAGAACAGGTACGGCCGCGCGCGCTGGCGCAGCAGGTCGACGATCTCCTGGCGGGCGGCGACGTAGCCGCCCGATGCCCCGCCGAGCGCCTTGCCGAACGTGCCGGTCGTGATGTCGACGCGGCCCTCGACGCCGCAGTACTCGGGGGTGCCGCGACCGTTCGCGCCGACGAAGCCGACCGCGTGCGAGTCGTCGACGAAGACGAGCGCGCCGTAGCGGTCGGCGAGGTCGCAGATCTCGCGCAGCGGTGCGATGTAACCGTCCATCGAGAACACGCCGTCGGTGACGATCACCTTCCGGCGGGCATCGGATGCCTCGACGAGGCGAGCCTCGAGGTCGGCCAGGTCGCGGTTCTTGTAGCGGAACCGCCGCGCCTTCGAGAGGCGGATGCCGTCGATGATCGACGCGTGGTTGAGCTCGTCGGAGATGATCGCGTCGTCGGGCCCGAACAGGGTCTCGAAGACGCCGCCGTTCGCGTCGAAGCACGACGAGAACAGGATGGTGTCGTCGTATCCGAGGAACTCCGACACCCGCCGCTCGAGCTCGAGGTGCTGCTCCTGCGTGCCGCAGATGAAGCGCACGCTCGCCATGCCGTAGCCCCACTCGTCGAGCCCGCGGTGCGCGGCCGCGACGATGCGGGGGTCGTCGGCGAGGCCGAGGTAGTTGTTCGCGCAGAAGTTCAGCACCTCGCGGCCCGCGACGTCGATCGCCGACGACTGCGGGCCCTGGATGCCGCGCTCGCGCTTCGTGAGCCCGGCGGCCTCGATCTCATCGAGCTCGGCGCGCAGCTGCGCCTTCACGTCTCCGTACATCGGATGCTCCGTTTCTCAGACCTGGGTCCAGTCGAGGATGACCTTGCCGACGCCGCCCGAGGCGGCCACGTCGAAGGCCTCGCGCCAGTCGCGCGCGGCGAACCGGTCGCTGATGATGGATGCCACGCGCGAGCGCAGCTCGCTCGAGGTCTGCAGCATCGCCGACATCGAGTTCCAGGTCTCGAACATCTCGCGGCCGTAGATGCCCTTGAGCGTGAGCATGTGGGTGACGACCTTGCCCCAGTCGATCGCGTACGGCTCGCTCGGAAGGCCCAGCATCGCGATGCGGCCGCCGTGGTTCATGTTCTCGATCATCTCGGGCAGCGCCTTCGGCGACCCGCTCATCTCGAAGCCGACGTCGAAGCCCTCGCGCATGCCGAGCCGCTGCTGCACGTCGCGCACCCGCTCCTGCGAGACGTCGACGACGGCGTCCGCGCCCATCTCCAGCGCGAGCGCGAGACGCGACGGCGAGACATCCGAGGCGACGATGAACCGCGCGCCGACGTGCCGGGCGACCGCGATCGACATGAGCCCGATCGGCCCGCACCCGGTGACCAGCACGTCCTCACCGACGACCGAGAAGGCGAGCGCCGTGTGCACCGCGTTGCCGAACGGGTCGAAGATCGCGCCGACCTCGGGGTCGACGGGCGAGTGGTGCACCCAGACGTTCTCGCCGGGAATCACGACGTACTCGGCGAACGCGCCGTCGCGGTGCAGGCCCACGCCCTGCGTGCGGATGCACATCTGGCGGCGGCCGGCCCGGCAGTTGCGACACATGCCGCAGACGACGTGCCCTTCACCCGACACGTGATCGCCGACGGCGACGTCGTGCACGAGCGAGCCCACCTCGACGACCTCGCCATAGAACTCGTGACCCGGGATGAGCGGGGTGCGGATCTCGGACGCGGCCCAGTCGTCCCACTTCTCGATGTGCAGGTCG
Coding sequences within it:
- a CDS encoding sensor histidine kinase; amino-acid sequence: MASDWSAPPLARSLGAALTLMMVLGVLFAALELALLLPIPPELWVIALFPAVALVWFVAGTIAWRRRPSSRTGLLLQVGGIALLASGLLNTGIEFGIVVGSVFATVIVAVIMHLLLAFPSGRLPDAISRTLVVAGYVIALVLQTPIYVWGFGVFSPAIPANAELAAIGGEVQRWAGFVVVVATAIVLGTRLRAASPGRRRVLAPLYGYGMASVVLIPASSALAFALPGTVIAGIQLALIAGVAVAFTVGVLVGGFERTAELEELAAWLGTETGREPLRSAIARALGDPSVELVYWLPVREGFVDEQGVGVDPPDSPDRGFVVIESGDSPAGAIVYDARLVGDAKRVQAVGRVAAIAIARERLTTELRASQTALRHSRVRLVEAADRERARIAKDLHDGLQVQLVLLALEAGRIHDEAVRDAVRDRALHLRQGIEEAADELRRLVHEVMPSALVERGLVLAAEDLVDRMPIPTTLTADGLDAPLPHTVVNVAYFVVAEGLANTAKHARAASASVRLARDGDVLTIEIADDGVGGTGIHRGRGLAGLADRIDAIGGRMTLHNAPGDGTRLTAELPCAS
- a CDS encoding response regulator transcription factor gives rise to the protein MRVVIAEDETLLRQGLRLLLEEGGFEVVAAAGDAEELLDAVAAHRPELVITDIRMPPTHTDEGLRAALRIRHEHPEVAIVVLSQYVQRRYALELLGGEASKVGYLLKQRIADVGAFRDDLRRVAAGGTALDPEVVAVLISRAGRGDGVVRRLTRRQREVLAYMAEGRSNAWIGQRLVLTEKAIVQHTSGIYDALGLPVTADDHRRVLAVIRYLDGAAD
- a CDS encoding alpha/beta hydrolase; its protein translation is MALTTSVTMTNAALGAVRTADHVSHALAASIAGPMFERTRPSREVKPSEQPVHLAAERRPLPLPHGDGVLYEWGTGPRTVLLVHGWRGRASQFAPIIRELRSAGYHLVAFDAPAHGDSGGRHTDIRSWVEAINRLHLKYGRFEAIIGHSLGALSTMTAVRDGVSTRGVVGIAPMASGRYLFDAFAHGVGLSARAAELQRKHYTRRVFPDSADPWRRFDTIAAPLPSSVELLLLHDREDREIDAAQSELLHAAHGDRSRMLLSTGSGHARLLSTDRTLDAVTAFVGGGVAAVDRVERGEEKGVRTAV
- a CDS encoding MATE family efflux transporter, which encodes MNSPETSENAATRSVDRAVGRAVDRDILRLAIPALGALIAEPLFLLADTAMVGHLGADPLAGLGLASAVLQTIIGLMVFLAYATTPAVARRLGTGDLRGAVASGIDGLWLALGIGVVLAVAGWFAAPWLVGLFGATAEVSAEASAYLSISMAGLPAMLIVFAATGLLRGLQDTKTPLWVAGIGFAVNIALNYVFIYVAGWGIAGSAVGTVIAQWGMVVVYLVVVATHARRAGASPWPHHAGVLRGAASGGWLFIRTASLRVALLLATWAATSLGSNELAAFQVAMTIYFTLGFALDALAIAAQALIGRGLGAGDVAAVRRVLRRCVEWGIGSGAVIGALLIATAWVLPGLFTSSAEVAALLPPSLVVLGLSAPLGGLVFVLDGVLIGAGDARYLAWTGVVNLAVFVPLALGVVAIAPPGAAGPAWLMATFAIGYLAARAVTLSLRARGTRWMVTGAPA
- a CDS encoding amidohydrolase, giving the protein MSLDLAAIYRDLHANPELSFQEHRTAGIVADTLTGLGFDVITGLGVTGVAGVLANGDGPTVLLRADMDALPVLEDTGLPYASSVRGTDPDGNDVPVMHACGHDVHVTCLLGAAERMADERGAWSGTLVVVFQPAEELGGGAESVIAAGLYDRVPKPEIVLGQHVAPLPAGFAGLHPGVAMAAADSLTVRVHGVGGHGSRPEAGVDPVLLAAAITVRLQGVVAREVAPTDAAVVTVGQLHAGTKHNIIPSEAMLGINVRSFDDGVRTTVLTAIERIAKGEAAASGAPREPDFDYIDRFPATVNDPDASERTAAALRGALGQGRVFDPGVVSGSEDVGVFATAAGVPLVYWFLGGFDPSLFDPAVLAAGGMPQDLPSNHSPKFAPVIDPTLSTGVTALVAAAREWLGAPQA
- a CDS encoding LacI family DNA-binding transcriptional regulator; protein product: MQPEPAAPASPASRPTLADVAAKAGVSASTASLAFSGSGPVSDATKQRVLDAAAALGYGGPDPRARSLRRGRSGIVGVVLEERVRAAFLDPVKIQMLDGITEGIAPLGAGLLLLTDTGEPGENAVNIESAPVDAVVLIGCSPRLAVSIEALRRRGIPAVAIEGDTGEDLPEISIDNHQATRRGAEYLRELGHTEVALVTLPFDAARTRGPLTPELERTGTAATARERLAGAREVFPGIGGQVAGASSIEEGLEAARALLADPETRPTAVIAQSDLLAAGVIRAAEELGIAVPAELSVIGFDGIRVDGLQHDLTTLSQPSVAKGRAAGEAVVGLLAGESPKSVCFTSTLHVGDTTAPPPAR
- a CDS encoding SRPBCC family protein, whose protein sequence is MTEQFDAVSSITIDAPRERVWAVITDPVSAREFMFRTELVTDWSVGGPIHWRGVWEGEPYEDHGVVLEFSPPGRLVNTHFSPLSGQADVPEHHHTLTWTLDDVGGSTVLTLTQDNNPTEEAMRHSAGMWDSLVAKVKEIAERA
- a CDS encoding PKD domain-containing protein, with the translated sequence MIKPVSPVTRGSTGRRAAVGLAAGVALALGGLAVGSTAAFADSGTIATTLSGAGEIGHETYSFTEGALSGQATFSANGSWSQPAVVSVDWDPDEVRQGRALDPTVELTRPVSGTMSITYQIDASLTLATDPFGDLTIDVHPSITASGACNLLADGSTYSCHLESSDVGVLDPPLIATGFPYLNLKMVSDVTVTSHALDTLRTASTASQDLASGPLSLGEGPQVDPMTIDCRVPVGDQLSYGLGDLASTPGLHVVSSVGIEAGFVSPPIPPTPFGVRIEVYSDTVEVATSDASLDMSGPGGTIGLGAIQANNIPPTLGAVSAPDGTEGTPIQFSTSATGPCAAGATYSWDFGDGSGPGHTATPQHVYADDGVWTGQVVVTDETGLTDTADFTVHVANAAPNVTVVPGAPVTVPWGKPLTLKAQAVDPGAADQSTLTYDWAFGDGDSIDNGGTSATHSWSVIGDPSPTVTVCDKDGACTVKQFTVHVRKHATELSYTGPQAADHSSIAPLTASLVDEFGTPLNGAPVAFAVDGSPVGTAMTDASGRARLDYPVVKLAGAHTVSASYVGNPSKFEASATTGDPFAVSAMASELTYTGGLKGSPNKAVTVSAKLVDALGRPLAGRTVTFVIGSQQVSATTASSGIATAQLKLVQKPGFYPLTVSWAGDAGRYLGDSVTLQFSLNKK
- a CDS encoding glycine C-acetyltransferase; protein product: MYGDVKAQLRAELDEIEAAGLTKRERGIQGPQSSAIDVAGREVLNFCANNYLGLADDPRIVAAAHRGLDEWGYGMASVRFICGTQEQHLELERRVSEFLGYDDTILFSSCFDANGGVFETLFGPDDAIISDELNHASIIDGIRLSKARRFRYKNRDLADLEARLVEASDARRKVIVTDGVFSMDGYIAPLREICDLADRYGALVFVDDSHAVGFVGANGRGTPEYCGVEGRVDITTGTFGKALGGASGGYVAARQEIVDLLRQRARPYLFSNTLAPAIVAGTIEALSLLASSGELRERLQANAALFRELMDAAGFELLPGEHPIVPVMFGDAALTARIADALQERGVYVTAFSYPVVPKGAARIRVQLSAAHSEDEIRRCVAAFSEARDAVAA